The window ATACTACTTTTGAGCGTAACGATATAGAGGTGATAAGCGAATATACAAACAAATATATTGTGGCTATGAAAAAGGTTATCGATCCATTGTATGAGTCAAAAAGCGACTATGATATTTTTGCTGATATATCAAAGAGACTAGGATTTTACGATAAGTTCACAGAAGGTAGAGATGAGATGGGCTGGATAAAACATTTTTATTCAATAGCTCAAAAACAAGCAAAGATTAAAAACCTTAAAATGCCGTCATTTGAGGAATTCTGGGAAAAGGGATATGTTGAATTTCCTGTACCTGAAGAGTCAAAGAGATGGGTAAGGTATGGTGATTTTAGGAAAGATCCAATAAGAAACCCACTGGGAACTCCATCTGGTAAAATAGAAATTTACTCCAATACTATTGCCAAATATAAATACGATGATTGTCCTCCTCATCCAGCATGGCTTGAGCCAATAGAATGGCTGGGTAGCAAGAAGGCCAAAAGATATCCTTTTCATTTGTTATCCTCTCATCCTAAGTTTAGATTGCATTCGCAACTTGATAACACATGGCTTAGGAGCTTATATGAGGTGAATGAAAGAGAACCTGTCTGGATAAACCCCAAAGACGCAAAAAGATATGGTATAAAGGAAAACGATGTGGTGATTATTTATAATTCAAGGGGAAAGTTAATGGCTGCAGCTGTTATTACAGATAGGATTAGAGAAGGCGTAATACTTGTTCATGAAGGTGCCTGGTATGATCCAGATAAGCCCGGTGAGATAGGAGCTATGTGTAAGCACGGTAATGTTAATCTCGTTACGCTGGATAAGGGAACTTCTAAACTTGCGCAGGGTAATATAGCCAACACAGTCTTGGTTAAAATTAAAAAATATGGAGGAGAGCCACCAACAGTAACAGCTTTTGTTCCTCCGGCAGGGAGTTAATTTTTATGGCAAGAGTTCTAGGCATAATATTTTTCATAATTTTTCTATGTAGTGGGAGCTATGGATATGCAAAAGAAAAGTTTGCCTATATTTCAAAAATAACTCATCTATATTTATCTCCTGATGTTTCAAAGCCTATCGGTGAAATATATGTGGGGGCAAAAGTAGCTATTGTGAAAAAAGAAGGTGGATGGATAAAAGTAAATATTGTTGGCTGGAGACAATATGGATTGAGCTGTGTTATTTATGCCTTTATGGGAAAGCGTATTTTTATGGTACAGCTTAATCATAATGGTGAAAAAATTGTTAAAATTTTAAAAAGTGTAGAGGATAAAGATACTCAACTTAAATGGGAAAAAGTTGAATTGAAAGGGGTTTGGGTAAAAAGTGATGTACTTGTAAAAAACAAAGATCTCCTGTGGGAAAAAGCATCTAAGCTGTTTCATCAAAGATGTTCAATGTGTCATGCTTTACCAAAAACAACCACTTTTACAGCAAATCAATGGCCAGCAACTTTAAGGGTGATGACAAAAAGAGCAGCCCTTACAAAACAGCAGGCATCTATAGTAAGTCTGTTTTTGCAATACCATGCCCGTGATATAGGTAAAAGGTAGTTTTATGTTGAATCCCTCAGGAGTTCGGCTATAGCTAAGTGGCCGTTCTCCTGCGCTTTTTTAAGTGCTGTGTAATCGTTTACATCCCTTAAATTTTTATTAGCTCCATTTTCAAGTAGTAATTTGACAACATCTAAACTTCCCCTAAAAGCTGCCTTCATAAGTGCTGTTTCTCCAACAGCATCCTGTGCGTCAATTTTTGCCTTTTTTGAAAGTAGATATTTAACAATATCAACAAATCCTTCTCCGATTATACCCTCAGATGCGAGCATCAGAGCTGTTTCTTTATAATTGTTATATGCATTTACATTTGCTTTGTTTTCTACCAGATATATAACTACATCGTACATGCCCCTTTTTGCTGCTTCCATTAAAGGCGTGTTTCCCCATTTATCTCTTGTGTTTATTCTGGCATTATGTTCGACGAGTAATTTTATAATTTCCAAATCTGCTTTGGCGACAATGGCTTCCATTAAAATGCTGTTACCCCATGCGTTTCTGGCATTGACCTTTGCCCCGTATTCTATTAATAATTTTGCATTATCGTAGCAATTAGAAGATACAGCCCTCATAAGGGGAGTTTCGCCATATTTATTTTTGTAGTTAACATTTGCACCTTCATCAATTAATTCTTTAATTTTGTTGTTTTTTTTGCATTCCCCGACCAACCTGAAAAGTTCCTTGTTTAGTGATCTTTTGTGAGCCATAATTTCCCCCTGTAATAAGTTTACTTTCTTGAAACAAATTATATAATATTTCATAATGGAAGTAAAAGTTTTAGTTGTAGAAGATGATGTAGATTTAAATAATACGATAACGCAGTTTCTCAAACTAAAGGAATATAAAGTCTATTCCGCTTTCGATGGCAAGAGTGCTTTGGATATTATATTTGATCAACAAATAGATATAATTTTGATGGATATAAAATTACCCCAAATAGATGGATTTGAGGTTGTAAGATATATAAGGAAATTTAAAAAAACACCAATTATTTTTATAACATCTTTAAATAGCGAAAAAGATGTTGAAAAGGGATTTGAAGCAGGTGGCGATGATTATTTGAGAAAGCCCTTTTCTTTGAGGGAACTGGAACTGAGAATCAAGGCAATTGTAAGAAGATTGTATTTCAATGAAGATCTGATCAAAATAAGCGATAATATATATTTTGATGTTACAAAATTTGAAGTTTATAAAAATTCAAAGAGAATTCATCTTAAAAATAAAGAATTATTACTATTAAAATTATTTCTGACAAATAAAGGTAAGATATTGACAAAGGATGAAATTTTCAATGAGATATATACTTCTGATGAGATGCCCAACGAAAACTCCTTAAGAACATTCGTAAAAAGACTGAGGGGTTTGATAGGAAAAGATAAAATTGTTACGATAAAAAACATAGGTTACAAATATGTTGGCTGAAAAGAAGTCGTTAAAGAGATTTCTTTTCGTTTATATATCTTCAACACTACTTTTAATAGGTATCAGTGAGTTTTTTTATTACAGAGCCTTCAAAAGCAGTATAATTGAGCAAGAAAAAGATTTTCTTGAAAGACAGCTAAAGCTTTATCTATCAAAACTAAAAAACAATCAGGATATATTTGCGTTAAAAAAATTAATGGAGTTAAAATCTTTTAAAATAGATATTGCTATATATAAAAATAATATTTTTATGTTCGGAACATCCATGCCCACTTATTTAGTGACGGATAGAGAATACTGGATTGATAACGGAAAGTTGTATTTACTTTTTATAATACCTTCCAAAAAAGAAAAAATATACATTTTGCTATCCAGAGCTCTTGATAAGACAGAACTTCATCTTTTTCTAAAAAAACTTGTAATACTGGATTTTTTTATACTTTTGTTTATTTTACTTGTTTCATACTATCTGGGTAAACTTTTCATAAGCCCCATGAAAGAAGCTTTAAGTAATCTCAACGAATTTGTAAGGGATGCAACTCACGAAATGAACACACCTATTTCAATTATACTGGCAAACCTGGATTTATTGAATATTAAAAAACCAGACCTGGAAAAAAGCGTTGAAATAAAGAGAATAAAGGCAGCCTCAGAAAGATTAAGCAAAATTTTTAAAGATTTAAGTTATATAAAACTTGAGTTTTATCGTCCAAGAAACATTGAACAGTTAAATTTGAGTGATATTATTTTTGAAAGATTGGATGAGTTTGAATTTTTTATAAAAAATAAAGGAATTTCTGTAGAAACAGAAATAATGGATTGTGAAGTCAATGCTGATAAGGAAGATATTGTAAGGTTAATTGATAATATAATTTCTAATGCCATAAAGTATTCACCACATGGTTCAATTATAAATATAACCCTTTTAAATTGTATCTTTAGCGTTGTGAATCCCGGGAAAATACGGGATGCAGGTAAAATTCAAAAAGAATTTGTAAGAGAAAATAGGAATGAAGGTGGATTCGGTATAGGTTTATATATAGTTAGAAAAATTTGTGAATATTACCATTACAATTTCTGGATAGGTTCTTCTGTCAACAATGTTGTTGTTAAAATTCATTTTAAATGATCGGATATTTAATTCTTGAGAAATAGCCCCTCTCCATTGATTTCAAAAGAGAGGGGTAGTGTTTGGGAGGTGAACTGTTATTTGATTTTACACATTTTTGCCTTTTTCATTTCCCACATTTTAGGTTTGAACTTTGCCATCATTTTTTCCTTCTTGATTCCTCTTTCTAATAAGAGCTTTTTTGCCTCCTGCCATGTTAAACATTTTTTGTTAATTTCGCCTTTTTTATAAGCACCAAGGCCGAAATGCATTGGTGTGATTTCTCCATCAATCCAGCAAGCAGTTTTTGCGTTTAGCCATTTTCCTGTTTTTGCATCAGTTACCCATATTTTTGCTTTGTTTTTCCATGGGAATTTACAATCTTGGTATAACCACATTACAGCACACCCGATATCGTCAAATTTGTAAATTTTACCGTTTTGAGGATTACCAATTTCTGCGGAATATCTGGGACTTTTGATTTTCATGAAACATCTCTGACATTTGTCCTTTCCAAAATTAATAGGTATAGGATTGAGTTTTGCAAAAGTAGTAGATGAGTAAATAATTACAAACAGTAAACCCATGAGCAGGTAAGAAACCTTTTTTAGATACATAGGACACCTCCTTCAACTTATTTTTGCCAATTATATCTTTTTTTATAAACTGTTTATAAACTACAAAAAATTTTTATGCATTTAATCTTTTGATAGGTTAAAAATTATTAATCTTAACAATAATATTCTTTCTATTACAAAATTGTATAATAATCTTGATTTATAATTTTAAAAATAAATATAAAATATTGTTATTAAAATAACGGAATTAATATTGCTATAAATGTTAATAATACAGAAGGAGGTGGTGCATGAGAAAGGTTGAGGCGATTATTAAGCCGTTTAAACTTGATCAGGTGAAAGAGGAGTTGTTAAGCAGAGACATTAAGGGTATGACTGTTTCGGAGGTTAAAGGCTACGGTAGACAGAAGGGTCATTCTGAGATTTACAGGGGCGCAGAATATCAGGTGGATTTTCTGCCAAAGGTAAAGATTGAGATTGTTGTTAGGGATGATCAGGCCGATGATGTGGTTGAAGCTATTATTAAATCAGCCAGAACGGGCAAAGTTGGCGATGGTAAGATTTTTATCTTGAGAATAGAAAAAGCAATTAGAATCAGAACAGGAGAGATTGACGATGAAGCTATTTAGGGTGATATTTGTTTTACTGCTGTTGGATATTAGCGTACCCGCATTTGCCGCAGAGGGTTTGAGTGCTGGAGATACATCATGGATGCTTACTTCAACGGCACTTGTTATGCTTATGACACCTGCAGGGCTTGCTCTCTTTTATGGTGGCATGGTAAGAAGCAAAAATATCTTAAACACCATAGCACTTTCCTTTTTAGCATACGCAATTGTAAGTTTTATCTGGATATTTTATGGCTATACTTTTGCTTTTGGGCCTGACGTGAGTGGAATTATTGGAAAACCTGTGTATCTATTCTTTAGCTCCATTACACCAAAAACCCTAAGCGGAGATATTCCAACATTTGTGTTTGCAGCTTTTCAGATGACATTTGCCGCAATTACGGTTGCGCTTGCAAGTGGAAGTATTGTCGAGAGGGTAAAGTTTTCAAGCTGGGTATGGTTTGTAATTTTATGGACAAGTGTTGTTTACCTGCCCGTTGCACACTGGGTATGGGGTGGTGGATTTTTATCAAAATGGGGAGTCTTAGATTTTGCAGGTGGAACAGTGGTTCATATCAACGCTGGCGTAGCTGGCTTAATATTTGCTCTTATTTTAGGTGTCAGAAGGGGTTATAGAAAAACCGCAATGCCACCATCATCAATAGTATTAACAACACTTGGTGCTGCACTTTTGTGGTTTGGCTGGTTTGGTTTCAATGCTGGAAGTGCACTCTCGGCTAATGGACTTGCAGGTATAGCTTTTTTAAATACCAATACAGCTGCGGCTTTAGGAGCTATTAGCTGGATAGCTGCCGAATGGATTATACATAAGCACCCCACTACATTGGGTGGTGCAAGTGGTGCGGTTGCTGGTCTTGTAGCTATAACGCCTGCTGCTGGATTTGTAAATCTTTTTGGTGCATCAATAATTGGATTTGTTTCAGGCATACTGGGATTTTTATCTGTATCCTATTTAAAATTTGCTTTTAACTACGATGATTCATTGGATGCCTTTGGTGTTCATGGAATTAACGGTATATGGGGTGCTATTGCAACAGGTATCTTTGCTGATCCATCAATAGGTGGCTCTGCAGGTCTTTTATACGGCAACACCCATCAACTATTAGTTCAAATTGAGGCTGTTTTGATTGTGATTATATTTGATGCTATAGCAACTTTTGTTTTATTAAAAATCATATCTCTATTTACGGCTGGTTTAAGGGTTGATGAAGAAGATGAAATCAAAGGTCTTGATGTGGCGATTCACACAGAAAAGGGTTTTGATTTGTAAAAAAAAGGGGCTATTGCCCCTTAATTTGCTTTTTTCTTACCCAGATAAGCTTCCTGGATTTTTTCAGAAGCCATGAGTTCGGCTGATGTGCCATCCATGACTATCTTTCCAACCTCAAGCACATAGCCCCTATCTGCTAACTTTAATGCAGCTTTTGCGTTCTGCTCAACAAGTAAAACCGTTACACCGCTTTGTTTTATCTGTTTAATCGTTTCAAAAATAGTCTTAACCAACACAGGTGCAAGCCCCAAGCTTGGCTCATCCAAAAGCAACATCTCTGGCTCGCCCATCAAAGCCCTTCCTATTGCAAGCATCTGCTGCTCGCCCCCGGATAGCGTGCCTGCAAGCTGTGTGCGTCTCTCCTTTAAGCGCGGAAATAACTCATAAATCCATTCAAGTATTGACATATTTGGCTTTTGCTTTGTGTAAGCACCAAGTATAAGGTTTTCTTCGACTGTTAATGTGCCAAAAACGCGTCTGCCTTCGGGGGATTGAGTTATGCCTAACGATACAATTTTGTGAGCAGGCAACGATGTCAGTTCAATATCTTTATATCTAATGCTACCCGATCTGGGTTTGATTAATCCACTGATCGTTCTAAGCGTTGTTGTTTTTCCAGCACCGTTTGCACCTAAAATTGTTATAAGCTCTCCTCTTTTTACCTCAAACGATATACCTTTCACAGCTTCGATGCTACCGTATGCAACAACTAAATTTTCAACAACTAAAAGTTTTTCGTTACTCATCTTCATCCTCTTTGCCTAAGTATGCTTCGATAACCTTTGGATTGTTCTGCACCTCTTCTGGCTTACCTTCTGCAATTTTCTTACCAAAGTTTAAAACGCTTATATACTCAGTAACTCCCATAACAAGATCCATATTGTGCTCGATGAGTAAAATGGTTATGCCCATTTTTTTGATTTCCTTGATAGTGTCAACAAGCTCAAGTCTTTCTTTGTCGTTTAGTCCCGCTGCTGGCTCATCAAGAATCAATAGTTTTGGTTGTGTTGCAAGGGCTCTTGCCATCTCTATTTTTCTTTGGATTCCGTAAGGTTGACTACCTGCAGGCAAACTTGCAAGGTGTGTTAAGCCAAATAGTTCCATATACTCTTTAACTTTTAGCCAGTTTTCTTTTTCATCTTTATAGTAAAATGGCGTGTGGATAATGCCATGCCACCACCTTTGCCTGCTTCGAAAATGCCTGCCTGACATGATGTTTTCTGCAACACTCATCTCTGAAAACAGTCTTATTGTTTGAAATGTTCTAACTATTCCCATGTTGGCAATTTTGTGGGGTTGAAGACCTGTTATATCTTTACCGTTGAAGATAATTTTGCCTTTTTCTGGTTTATAAACGCCTGTTATACAGTTGAAAACCGTTGTTTTTCCAGCACCGTTTGGACCTATGATGCCATAAACCATTCCCTCATCAATAGTAATACTCAATGAGTCAACTGCAACAAGTCCACCAAATATCTTTGTTATGTTATCCAATACTAACAACGCCATGGCTTATTCTTCCCTGATTAGATATTTTGGTATTCTTCCAAATTTTGCTGGCCATATACCCTTTGGCCTGAAAATCATAATCACTATCATAGCTATACCAAAAACGAGGTATCGAGCTTCTGCAAACTGTCTGAACATCTCTGGCACAACAAACATAAAAAATGTGCCAAGCAAAACACCAGGTATAGATGAAGGACCACCCACAAGAACAATAGTAAAGAACAACACCGACTGAATAAAGTTAAATGCATCTGGGCTAACAGCAGAAAACTGCAGCGTAAATACTACACCTGCAAGCCCTGCTATAGCTGCAGACAGTGCAAAGGCATAAAGTCTATAGAATCTTGTGTTGATACCTATACACTCACTTGCAAGCTGGTCTTCGTTGAGATAATGGAGTGCCCTACCAGGTTTTGATGTTTCAAGGTTGTGTATGACGATGAGCGTGAGTATCAGTAAAAACAGGGCAAGGAAATAAATGGATGTTTGGGATGAAAAGCTAAAACCAAACAGCTTTAGAGGCTCTACACCAAAAATACCATTTGGTCCACCGGTTATCCCAAATACATTGTTTTTTAGCGCCTGAGTAAACACGATGTTGAACCCTATTGTTGTAACAAGCAGATAATCGCCTCTTAAATGTATGATTGGAGCAGCAAGCAATACACTTGCAATAGTTGGTAAAATAATAGCCACAGGAATTGTAGCTATTATGGGCCAGCCAAAAACCATATTCAAGATAGCCGATGAGTAAGCTCCAAGACCAAAAAATATAGCATGACCCATATCAAACATTCCAGCTCTACCAAGAACAATATCCTGACTTAGAGAAACAACTGAGTAGATTAAAAATGTTGTCATTACAGATACCCAGTTGGAATTCAAACTAAATGGTATAATTGATAAAATGAGGAGGAATGCACCATAATAAACGATGTTTTTTGTATTCATTATACCTTCTCCGCCACCCTTTCTCCAAGGATTCCTGTTGGTCTAAATATCATGATGACAATTAGCAAAACATAGGTTAAGGCCATTGCCCAGCTACTTGAAAGATAGCCCGATATAAACGCATTGAATACTCCAAGCAATAAACCGCCAAGCATAGCACCTGGGATATTACCAATTCCTCCAATGATAGCTGCAACAAAGGCGTTAAGTCCATAAATCCATCCCATATTGAAATAGATACCGCGATAGTACATGCCTATAAACAGACCACCAACAGCACCCAATGCTGAACCAATAACAAATGTTGTTACAATTACTCTATTTACATCGATACCCATAAGACGGGCTGCATCCTGATCTATAGCGCAAGCCCTCATTGCGGTGCCCAATTTGGTTTTATTAACAAAGAAATACAAACCAACCATAAGCACAAATGAGATTATTAAAACAAGCACCTGCATAAGGCTAATGTAAACACCATGGATATCAAAGTTTACATTGGGAACCACACTTGCAGGGAATATCCTTGGCATGGGACCCCATATCAACATTATGCCGTTTTCAATTACCATTGAGGCACCTAAGGCAGAAACAACCGCTGAAAGCCTCGGCGCTTTTCTTAAGGGACGGTATGCTGCTCTTTCTAAAATTACACCTGCGATGGCTATTATTGCCATAGTCAATAAGAAGGTGAGTATAATTAAAATAGCGGGGGATAGAGCCCCCGCAAGTTGCATCATAATAACAAGACCGACATAGGCAGAAAGTGCAACAAGATCTCCATGTGCAAAGTTGATAAGTTTTAATACACCGTAAACCATAGTGTATCCAAGGGCAACTAAGGCATAGATGCTACCGATAGTTAAGCCGTTAACAAGTTGCTGAAGAAAAATCTCCATGGTTTACCTCTTTTTTTATTTCTCTTTGTAAACGATGTGGTATTTTAGATCTGGACCGATTCTGTATGCCATGTAAGCACTTCCAACTCTTTCGCCATTTTTGGCAAAGCTGATAGGACCTGTTATACCCGGGAAGTTTTTAAGATCGTTGTGGAGATAGTCTGCAATTTTCTTTGTGTCAAGAGATTTTGTCTGCTGTATTGCATAAAGGATTACCCTTAAACCATCAACATTAAACAGTGTCCAGATGCTTGCTGGATTCTCATGATATGTTTCTTTATAAGCTTTTAAGAATTTCTTTGCAGCTGGATATGGAAGCATGTCTGGTAGAGGCACATTGATTAAGTATGCACCCACAGCAGCTTTGCCTGCAAGTTTTAAGAATTCAGGGTTGTCGTTTGAGTCACCGCCCACAAAATCAGCTTTTATTCCTAACTGTACCATCTGAGCTCTTATTAAACCGCCGTCTGTATAATAACCACCAAAGTAGATAACATCGGGATTGTATGATTTAATCTTTGTTAAAATAGGTGTGAAGTTCTGAGCACCGGATGTGATTTTACCGTAGTAAACAACATTACCGCCCATTTTTTTAAGGTTGTCCCTAACGGCGTTTGTCAAGTTAGTTGAGAATGTGGAGTAGTCTGAAATTAAAGCAATCCTTTTATAATGCTGTTTTTTCATAAAAAATTCAGCTGTAAATTTTGCCTCTGCAGAGTTCGGAGAGGAGTTTCTGAAGAATGTCCAGTAGCCGTGTTTAACCAGTGTATCGCTTGTTCCATCAGATGTCTGCAAAACACCCGCTCTGTAGTAAATGGGCTCTGCTGCCTCAGCGCATGTTGAGGTGTATGATCCGATAACGGCAATAACACCAGCATCAACAAGTTTTCTTGCGCAGATTGCAGCTTTAACAGCTTTTCCCTCATCGTCGCAGGTTACAACTTCAAGTTTTTTACCTAAAACTCCACCTTTAGCGTTTACTTGTTTTACGATAAGCCTGACAGCCTTGTCGATGGACTGCCCTTCACTTGCAAACTTACCTGTGATAGGAGCCTGCACACCGATTTTAATTACACCAGCTGCAAATGAAGATACAGCAAACATCAATGCGACCAACAGAGCAACCAAACCGCCAAAAAACTTAGGCCTCATACGGCACCTCCTAAAAAAATTAATTTAGATTAAACATTTAGCTCTACTTTCCTATTATATGCAATTTTTCAATTAAATCAAATAAAATTTTTCATATATTGAAATAGTGTTTTAAATAAATTAAAGAAATTGTTAAAAATTTTAAATGAAATATTTTTAAGTAATGGGTAAAATCGGTATATATAGAACGGCTGTTTTTAGAATTATATTGACAAAGCGATAGTTTTTTAATATACACAGAAAAATCAGCGATTAACGGGGCTGTAGCTCAGCTGGGAGAGCACCACGCTGGCAGCGTGGGGGTCAGGGGTTCAAGTCCCCTCAGCTCCACCATTTTTCAAAAAGGAGAAACAGATGGCTATAAAAAACACTCTGGCAAAGGTTGGTGATTATTTTACCAGGTTTAAGGAATTTGACCTTGAGGGATTTGTTGATGAAGCAAAAGCAAAAATAGAAAAAATAAAGGAAGACCCTGTAGGTTTCACCTTAACTACAGTTTTGCAGCTTAAACTTGCTGTTGAGATGGTTGATTGCTATATAAAAAAACAGTGCAAATTTCCCTATAAAACCCTTCTTTCTCTGGTTGGCGTTTTGCTATATTTTATTAATCCCTTAGATATTATACCTGACTTTTTGCCAGGCATCGGGTATCTTGATGATGCTGTTGTTGTTGGTCTTGCCTTAAAATTTATTAGAGATGATTTAAGAGAATTTGCAATCAGCAGGGGATATAACCCTGCCGATTACGGTCTTGATTGATTATTTTCTTACCCATCCGGTTGCTGTTTGAATATAAGTGCCACTTGGTGCTGTATCTTGCCACTGTTTTGCAAATATTCGTCTGAGCCTGTCTATCTGGCTACTGTTTATATGTAAAACCCTTGCAACCTCTTTGTATAGCAAATTCCTATCGTGGTTTTCTTTAGCAACGAGTTTTTTAAGCTTCAGCCTATCTTTTAATGATTTTGGTTGCCTGTAGATTTTCAAAAATCCATTAAGTGTTTCTCCTAAATAGCCTGCCCTGTAGTAGGGTTTCATTTTTTGAAACCTTATTTTCATTGCCTGCTTTAAAGCCCTGATTTTGGCGTTTGTTGTGTTTAACACATCAGCGGCATAGGCTTTGGGGATTATCTGCAAAAATGAGGTGGGCTTGGGTTGAACTTTAGAAGCTTTACCCCTGATCTGGTTAACAATCTCCTTGGCTTTCTGTTTTGCCTCCTGAGCCGGGAAATAGATGTTTACCGTGACACAAGAATAAAGCCCAACAATAAGCAAAATCAACAGGTTTCTTGCCTTCATACTACCTCCTTTTTGATACCCTTTTTAATCTATTTACAAAATCATCCCACGATATTGCATTATTTCTGTTCATATTAATGACGCTTATACCCACCAAAAACCCTTTTTTTATAATGTACTCTATTTTACCATCCCTGTAAAGACCATGTATGGTAAAAACATTGTTTTTTAGAGTCGCTTTAAAACCAATTTTGGAGTAGGAAAAGTTTTTAAAAAACGGAACGGCAATAGATGCGTATCCTCCACCTACCTTTGATATGCTGTTTACGGCTTTGAGTGATATCTTTTTGCTTACACCTCTGACACTTTGTGTTTTTACAAGCATCTCGAATGATAATGGATTTGTGAAATTAACAAGCTTTAGATTGCGTATATAGCCTTTTATAAAGCCTGTAATTTTCCCAAAGTTTGTAAGCGCTGTTAGTTTTTCTAAGTTAATGTGATTGAAGTTTATATCCATCTTTAAAATAGGAAACTCACCCAGCATAACAGATATATTTTTGATATTTATCTTTCCATCAAACACCTTTGCCGTTATGTTTCCTGAAAGCTTTATCTGCCTGGTTGTTGCATCAACCGATTTTATCTGGGGTTTTAAAATTATAGATTTAAGTTTTATTGATCCTGCTATCGGGTATAGTTTTGCCCTTAAATGTTTAAAGTTAATTGATAAATTGAGGGGTTTTATGTTAATAAATCTGGATTTTATCACTATCCTTGCAGATAGTGCATTGTCTGTTGATGTAATATTTGCAATCAGGGAAGCGGTTTTGTTGTCTATCTTGATTGAGTTTATAGTAAGTTTTCCATCTTGCTTCTTATTTGTATTTAAAAAAAGGGGAAGGTTTAGCGTGATATTATCAAG is drawn from Hippea jasoniae and contains these coding sequences:
- a CDS encoding ankyrin repeat domain-containing protein; its protein translation is MAHKRSLNKELFRLVGECKKNNKIKELIDEGANVNYKNKYGETPLMRAVSSNCYDNAKLLIEYGAKVNARNAWGNSILMEAIVAKADLEIIKLLVEHNARINTRDKWGNTPLMEAAKRGMYDVVIYLVENKANVNAYNNYKETALMLASEGIIGEGFVDIVKYLLSKKAKIDAQDAVGETALMKAAFRGSLDVVKLLLENGANKNLRDVNDYTALKKAQENGHLAIAELLRDST
- a CDS encoding response regulator transcription factor, which codes for MEVKVLVVEDDVDLNNTITQFLKLKEYKVYSAFDGKSALDIIFDQQIDIILMDIKLPQIDGFEVVRYIRKFKKTPIIFITSLNSEKDVEKGFEAGGDDYLRKPFSLRELELRIKAIVRRLYFNEDLIKISDNIYFDVTKFEVYKNSKRIHLKNKELLLLKLFLTNKGKILTKDEIFNEIYTSDEMPNENSLRTFVKRLRGLIGKDKIVTIKNIGYKYVG
- a CDS encoding sensor histidine kinase; amino-acid sequence: MAEKKSLKRFLFVYISSTLLLIGISEFFYYRAFKSSIIEQEKDFLERQLKLYLSKLKNNQDIFALKKLMELKSFKIDIAIYKNNIFMFGTSMPTYLVTDREYWIDNGKLYLLFIIPSKKEKIYILLSRALDKTELHLFLKKLVILDFFILLFILLVSYYLGKLFISPMKEALSNLNEFVRDATHEMNTPISIILANLDLLNIKKPDLEKSVEIKRIKAASERLSKIFKDLSYIKLEFYRPRNIEQLNLSDIIFERLDEFEFFIKNKGISVETEIMDCEVNADKEDIVRLIDNIISNAIKYSPHGSIINITLLNCIFSVVNPGKIRDAGKIQKEFVRENRNEGGFGIGLYIVRKICEYYHYNFWIGSSVNNVVVKIHFK
- a CDS encoding nitrous oxide reductase accessory protein NosL; its protein translation is MYLKKVSYLLMGLLFVIIYSSTTFAKLNPIPINFGKDKCQRCFMKIKSPRYSAEIGNPQNGKIYKFDDIGCAVMWLYQDCKFPWKNKAKIWVTDAKTGKWLNAKTACWIDGEITPMHFGLGAYKKGEINKKCLTWQEAKKLLLERGIKKEKMMAKFKPKMWEMKKAKMCKIK
- a CDS encoding P-II family nitrogen regulator gives rise to the protein MRKVEAIIKPFKLDQVKEELLSRDIKGMTVSEVKGYGRQKGHSEIYRGAEYQVDFLPKVKIEIVVRDDQADDVVEAIIKSARTGKVGDGKIFILRIEKAIRIRTGEIDDEAI
- a CDS encoding ammonium transporter, whose product is MKLFRVIFVLLLLDISVPAFAAEGLSAGDTSWMLTSTALVMLMTPAGLALFYGGMVRSKNILNTIALSFLAYAIVSFIWIFYGYTFAFGPDVSGIIGKPVYLFFSSITPKTLSGDIPTFVFAAFQMTFAAITVALASGSIVERVKFSSWVWFVILWTSVVYLPVAHWVWGGGFLSKWGVLDFAGGTVVHINAGVAGLIFALILGVRRGYRKTAMPPSSIVLTTLGAALLWFGWFGFNAGSALSANGLAGIAFLNTNTAAALGAISWIAAEWIIHKHPTTLGGASGAVAGLVAITPAAGFVNLFGASIIGFVSGILGFLSVSYLKFAFNYDDSLDAFGVHGINGIWGAIATGIFADPSIGGSAGLLYGNTHQLLVQIEAVLIVIIFDAIATFVLLKIISLFTAGLRVDEEDEIKGLDVAIHTEKGFDL
- a CDS encoding ABC transporter ATP-binding protein, with the protein product MSNEKLLVVENLVVAYGSIEAVKGISFEVKRGELITILGANGAGKTTTLRTISGLIKPRSGSIRYKDIELTSLPAHKIVSLGITQSPEGRRVFGTLTVEENLILGAYTKQKPNMSILEWIYELFPRLKERRTQLAGTLSGGEQQMLAIGRALMGEPEMLLLDEPSLGLAPVLVKTIFETIKQIKQSGVTVLLVEQNAKAALKLADRGYVLEVGKIVMDGTSAELMASEKIQEAYLGKKKAN
- a CDS encoding ABC transporter ATP-binding protein, coding for MALLVLDNITKIFGGLVAVDSLSITIDEGMVYGIIGPNGAGKTTVFNCITGVYKPEKGKIIFNGKDITGLQPHKIANMGIVRTFQTIRLFSEMSVAENIMSGRHFRSRQRWWHGIIHTPFYYKDEKENWLKVKEYMELFGLTHLASLPAGSQPYGIQRKIEMARALATQPKLLILDEPAAGLNDKERLELVDTIKEIKKMGITILLIEHNMDLVMGVTEYISVLNFGKKIAEGKPEEVQNNPKVIEAYLGKEDEDE